From a single Miscanthus floridulus cultivar M001 chromosome 8, ASM1932011v1, whole genome shotgun sequence genomic region:
- the LOC136475079 gene encoding uncharacterized protein isoform X3 yields MVQLPSFGKRRVEPATAATVKVEMEVFGCGGAPHKRVKSLPPPPPQARRSDLSCDVLDEPSPLGLRLRKSPSLLDLIQMKLSQAKSASEQFDAHNNVSDTPMKKEYISHYEGDLVAKCYFAKHKLVWEVLHDGLKSKIEIQWSDIIALKATCPDNEQEGILNLVLARPPLFFKETDPQPRKHTLWQAASDFTDGQASFNRRHTLQCPSSLLSKNFEKLIQCDQRLHELSQQPDAILQTPSFEPKRSIFENPNESKDCFDLNGLKYEHEATLPKFTDPVSTCVFSSLSKNVGQPINIGFGAGDFEGTVSEEPKNCNQWNQFKVPGLKASISVEGLVNHLGDCKADQRSVGDPPLTINDGKTKEVLEDLVQYLFSDTQSLPASDDKYLMARVDSLYSLLEKDTVPATMRKPECSDDIGINQVDSDGFEEELNSSLAGAKEPLTISRNDSFGELLLNLPPVASIPQFLFNIAENSDK; encoded by the exons ATGGTGCAGCTTCCGAGCTTCGGGAAGCGGCGCGTCGAGCCGGCCACGGCGGCGACCGTCAAGGTGGAGATGGAGGTTTTCGGCTGCGGCGGTGCTCCGCACAAACGCGTCAaatcactgccgccgccgccgcctcaggcACGTAGATCG GACCTGTCCTGTGATGTGCTTGATGAACCTAGCCCATTGGGTCTGCGACTAAGAAAAAGTCCATCTCTGCTGGACCTTATTCAGATGAAGCTTTCTCAGGCAAAATCTGCCAGCGAACAGTTTGACGCGCACAACAATGTTTCTGATACACCCATGAAGAAAGAG TACATTTCACACTATGAAGGTGACTTGGTCGCAAAGTGCTACTTTGCAAAGCATAAGCTTGTTTGGGAGGTCCTACATGATGGTCTCAAGAGTAAGATAGAAATTCAGTGGTCAGATATTATTGCTTTGAAGGCAACCTGCCCAGATAATGAACAAGAAGGGATCTTAAATCTAGTG TTGGCTCGCCCACCCCTTTTCTTCAAAGAGACTgatcctcagccaaggaaacatACACTATGGCAGGCTGCATCAGATTTTACTGATGGACAGGCAAGCTTCAACAG GAGACATACCTTGCAGTGCCCCTCAAGTTTGTTAAGCAAGAATTTTGAAAAGCTCATTCAATGTGATCAACGTCTACATGAATTGAGCCAGCAGCCAGATGCCATATTGCAAACTCCAAGTTTTGAACCTAAGCGATCTATTTTTGAAAATCCAAATGAATCAAAAGACTGCTTTGATCTCAATGGCTTGAAGTATGAACATGAAGCTACTTTGCCCAAGTTCACTGATCCCGTCTCAACATGTGTCTTTTCATCACTCTCCAAGAATGTTGGACAACCAATAAACATAG GATTTGGTGCTGGAGATTTTGAGGGCACTGTTTCTGAGGAACCAAAGAATTGCAATCAGTGGAATCAATTCAAAGTGCCTGGATTGAAGGCATCCATATCTGTGGAAGGTTTGGTTAACCATCTAGGTGACTGCAAAGCTGATCAAAGGAGTGTAGGTGATCCTCCTTTGACCATTAATGATGGAAAAACCAAAGAAGTGTTGGAAGATCTTGTTCAATACCTTTTCAGTGATACACAGAGTCTGCCAGCCTCGGATGATAAATATTTGATGGCAAGGGTTGACTCCCTTTACTCTTTGCTTGAGAAAGACACGGTGCCAGCCACCATGCGCAAGCCTGAATGCAGTGATGACATAGGCATAAACCAAGTGGATTCTGATGGTTTTGAGGAGGAGCTCAACTCATCACTTGCAGGAGCCAAAGAACCGCTCACCATTTCCAGAAATGATTCTTTCGGGGAGCTGCTGCTAAACCTTCCCCCAGTAGCTTCTATTCCACAGTTCTTGTTCAACATAGCAGAAAATTCTGATAAATAA
- the LOC136475079 gene encoding uncharacterized protein isoform X2, with product MVQLPSFGKRRVEPATAATVKVEMEVFGCGGAPHKRVKSLPPPPPQDLSCDVLDEPSPLGLRLRKSPSLLDLIQMKLSQAKSASEQFDAHNNVSDTPMKKEVRSGVPAARERLKASNFPANVLRIGSWEYISHYEGDLVAKCYFAKHKLVWEVLHDGLKSKIEIQWSDIIALKATCPDNEQEGILNLVLARPPLFFKETDPQPRKHTLWQAASDFTDGQASFNRRHTLQCPSSLLSKNFEKLIQCDQRLHELSQQPDAILQTPSFEPKRSIFENPNESKDCFDLNGLKYEHEATLPKFTDPVSTCVFSSLSKNVGQPINIGFGAGDFEGTVSEEPKNCNQWNQFKVPGLKASISVEGLVNHLGDCKADQRSVGDPPLTINDGKTKEVLEDLVQYLFSDTQSLPASDDKYLMARVDSLYSLLEKDTVPATMRKPECSDDIGINQVDSDGFEEELNSSLAGAKEPLTISRNDSFGELLLNLPPVASIPQFLFNIAENSDK from the exons ATGGTGCAGCTTCCGAGCTTCGGGAAGCGGCGCGTCGAGCCGGCCACGGCGGCGACCGTCAAGGTGGAGATGGAGGTTTTCGGCTGCGGCGGTGCTCCGCACAAACGCGTCAaatcactgccgccgccgccgcctcag GACCTGTCCTGTGATGTGCTTGATGAACCTAGCCCATTGGGTCTGCGACTAAGAAAAAGTCCATCTCTGCTGGACCTTATTCAGATGAAGCTTTCTCAGGCAAAATCTGCCAGCGAACAGTTTGACGCGCACAACAATGTTTCTGATACACCCATGAAGAAAGAGGTTAGATCTGGGGTTCCTGCAGCTAGGGAACGACTGAAAGCTTCAAATTTTCCTGCAAATGTTTTGAGAATTGGTAGTTGGGAG TACATTTCACACTATGAAGGTGACTTGGTCGCAAAGTGCTACTTTGCAAAGCATAAGCTTGTTTGGGAGGTCCTACATGATGGTCTCAAGAGTAAGATAGAAATTCAGTGGTCAGATATTATTGCTTTGAAGGCAACCTGCCCAGATAATGAACAAGAAGGGATCTTAAATCTAGTG TTGGCTCGCCCACCCCTTTTCTTCAAAGAGACTgatcctcagccaaggaaacatACACTATGGCAGGCTGCATCAGATTTTACTGATGGACAGGCAAGCTTCAACAG GAGACATACCTTGCAGTGCCCCTCAAGTTTGTTAAGCAAGAATTTTGAAAAGCTCATTCAATGTGATCAACGTCTACATGAATTGAGCCAGCAGCCAGATGCCATATTGCAAACTCCAAGTTTTGAACCTAAGCGATCTATTTTTGAAAATCCAAATGAATCAAAAGACTGCTTTGATCTCAATGGCTTGAAGTATGAACATGAAGCTACTTTGCCCAAGTTCACTGATCCCGTCTCAACATGTGTCTTTTCATCACTCTCCAAGAATGTTGGACAACCAATAAACATAG GATTTGGTGCTGGAGATTTTGAGGGCACTGTTTCTGAGGAACCAAAGAATTGCAATCAGTGGAATCAATTCAAAGTGCCTGGATTGAAGGCATCCATATCTGTGGAAGGTTTGGTTAACCATCTAGGTGACTGCAAAGCTGATCAAAGGAGTGTAGGTGATCCTCCTTTGACCATTAATGATGGAAAAACCAAAGAAGTGTTGGAAGATCTTGTTCAATACCTTTTCAGTGATACACAGAGTCTGCCAGCCTCGGATGATAAATATTTGATGGCAAGGGTTGACTCCCTTTACTCTTTGCTTGAGAAAGACACGGTGCCAGCCACCATGCGCAAGCCTGAATGCAGTGATGACATAGGCATAAACCAAGTGGATTCTGATGGTTTTGAGGAGGAGCTCAACTCATCACTTGCAGGAGCCAAAGAACCGCTCACCATTTCCAGAAATGATTCTTTCGGGGAGCTGCTGCTAAACCTTCCCCCAGTAGCTTCTATTCCACAGTTCTTGTTCAACATAGCAGAAAATTCTGATAAATAA
- the LOC136475079 gene encoding uncharacterized protein isoform X1 gives MVQLPSFGKRRVEPATAATVKVEMEVFGCGGAPHKRVKSLPPPPPQARRSDLSCDVLDEPSPLGLRLRKSPSLLDLIQMKLSQAKSASEQFDAHNNVSDTPMKKEVRSGVPAARERLKASNFPANVLRIGSWEYISHYEGDLVAKCYFAKHKLVWEVLHDGLKSKIEIQWSDIIALKATCPDNEQEGILNLVLARPPLFFKETDPQPRKHTLWQAASDFTDGQASFNRRHTLQCPSSLLSKNFEKLIQCDQRLHELSQQPDAILQTPSFEPKRSIFENPNESKDCFDLNGLKYEHEATLPKFTDPVSTCVFSSLSKNVGQPINIGFGAGDFEGTVSEEPKNCNQWNQFKVPGLKASISVEGLVNHLGDCKADQRSVGDPPLTINDGKTKEVLEDLVQYLFSDTQSLPASDDKYLMARVDSLYSLLEKDTVPATMRKPECSDDIGINQVDSDGFEEELNSSLAGAKEPLTISRNDSFGELLLNLPPVASIPQFLFNIAENSDK, from the exons ATGGTGCAGCTTCCGAGCTTCGGGAAGCGGCGCGTCGAGCCGGCCACGGCGGCGACCGTCAAGGTGGAGATGGAGGTTTTCGGCTGCGGCGGTGCTCCGCACAAACGCGTCAaatcactgccgccgccgccgcctcaggcACGTAGATCG GACCTGTCCTGTGATGTGCTTGATGAACCTAGCCCATTGGGTCTGCGACTAAGAAAAAGTCCATCTCTGCTGGACCTTATTCAGATGAAGCTTTCTCAGGCAAAATCTGCCAGCGAACAGTTTGACGCGCACAACAATGTTTCTGATACACCCATGAAGAAAGAGGTTAGATCTGGGGTTCCTGCAGCTAGGGAACGACTGAAAGCTTCAAATTTTCCTGCAAATGTTTTGAGAATTGGTAGTTGGGAG TACATTTCACACTATGAAGGTGACTTGGTCGCAAAGTGCTACTTTGCAAAGCATAAGCTTGTTTGGGAGGTCCTACATGATGGTCTCAAGAGTAAGATAGAAATTCAGTGGTCAGATATTATTGCTTTGAAGGCAACCTGCCCAGATAATGAACAAGAAGGGATCTTAAATCTAGTG TTGGCTCGCCCACCCCTTTTCTTCAAAGAGACTgatcctcagccaaggaaacatACACTATGGCAGGCTGCATCAGATTTTACTGATGGACAGGCAAGCTTCAACAG GAGACATACCTTGCAGTGCCCCTCAAGTTTGTTAAGCAAGAATTTTGAAAAGCTCATTCAATGTGATCAACGTCTACATGAATTGAGCCAGCAGCCAGATGCCATATTGCAAACTCCAAGTTTTGAACCTAAGCGATCTATTTTTGAAAATCCAAATGAATCAAAAGACTGCTTTGATCTCAATGGCTTGAAGTATGAACATGAAGCTACTTTGCCCAAGTTCACTGATCCCGTCTCAACATGTGTCTTTTCATCACTCTCCAAGAATGTTGGACAACCAATAAACATAG GATTTGGTGCTGGAGATTTTGAGGGCACTGTTTCTGAGGAACCAAAGAATTGCAATCAGTGGAATCAATTCAAAGTGCCTGGATTGAAGGCATCCATATCTGTGGAAGGTTTGGTTAACCATCTAGGTGACTGCAAAGCTGATCAAAGGAGTGTAGGTGATCCTCCTTTGACCATTAATGATGGAAAAACCAAAGAAGTGTTGGAAGATCTTGTTCAATACCTTTTCAGTGATACACAGAGTCTGCCAGCCTCGGATGATAAATATTTGATGGCAAGGGTTGACTCCCTTTACTCTTTGCTTGAGAAAGACACGGTGCCAGCCACCATGCGCAAGCCTGAATGCAGTGATGACATAGGCATAAACCAAGTGGATTCTGATGGTTTTGAGGAGGAGCTCAACTCATCACTTGCAGGAGCCAAAGAACCGCTCACCATTTCCAGAAATGATTCTTTCGGGGAGCTGCTGCTAAACCTTCCCCCAGTAGCTTCTATTCCACAGTTCTTGTTCAACATAGCAGAAAATTCTGATAAATAA
- the LOC136475078 gene encoding uncharacterized protein, with translation MTMPMATGPGIRARSACELGSGEPEMEYANGSAGLFECQAMLMPPRGEGCIKGPQTKLQDNKAIKPFVHPRSRVDPIPRPTAAFVGLMPLVAGFMFRGRDGPTKPTTSSSVWPLSFHRSKRTALVTSLTHRSVACASRSGSSTVPTPLTVTHHTAGGLQSQVAPTIHGTHPAMATELTAAQLRAYDGTDPSKPIYVSVRGKVYDVTSGRGFYGPGGAYAVFAGREASRALGKMSKDEADVSGDLSGLTDKELGVLADWETKFQAKYLADA, from the exons ATGACAATGCCAATGGCAACTGGTCCTGGAATTCGCGCTCGCTCCGCATGTGAACTGGGCAGTGGCGAACCGGAGATGGAGTATGCTAATGGCAGCGCTGGATTGTTTGAATGCCAGGCTATGCTGATGCCTCCGAGGGGCGAGGGCTGTATCAAAG GCCCACAGACAAAGCTCCAGGACAACAAAGCAATCAAGCCCTTCGTTCACCCACGCTCACGAGTGGACCCAATCCCGAGGCCCACTGCGGCCTTTGTGGGCCTCATGCCACTCGTTGCAGGCTTCATGTTCAGGGGACGGGACGGCCCAACCAAACCCACCACATCTTCTTCCGTGTGGCCCTTGTCGTTTCACCGTTCCAAGAGGACGGCACTGGTGACGTCACTCACCCATCGCTCGGTCGCGTGCGCTTCACGCAGCGGCTCCTCGACCGTCCCCACTCCTCTCACGGTCACACACCACACCGCCGGTGGGCTTCAGTCGCAAGTCGCTCCAACAATCCACGGCACCCACCCAGCGATGGCGACGGAGCTGACGGCGGCGCAGCTGCGAGCGTACGACGGCACCGACCCTTCCAAGCCCATCTACGTCTCCGTCCGGGGCAAGGTCTACGACGTCACCTCTGGCCGCGGCTTCTACGGCCCCGGCGGCGCCTACGCCGTCTTCGCGGGCCGCGAGGCCAGCCGCGCCCTCGGCAAGATGTCCAAGGACGAGGCCGACGTCTCCGGGGACCTCTCTGGGCTCACCGACAAGGAACTCGGCGTCCTCGCCGACTGGGAGACCAAGTTCCAGGCCAAGTACCTCGCCGACGCCTGA